From one Pempheris klunzingeri isolate RE-2024b chromosome 5, fPemKlu1.hap1, whole genome shotgun sequence genomic stretch:
- the ascl1b gene encoding achaete-scute homolog 1b, giving the protein METTTITTTQTAFTFGLTERRASLSLHAPAQDCAVPAAHPNAGSTAGFQSKTKVLKRQRSSSPELLRCKRRLSFNGLGYSIPQQQPVAVARRNERERNRVKQVNMGFQTLRQHVPNGAANKKMSKVETLRSAVEYIRALQQLLDEHDAVSAAFQCGLPSPTLSNTYSADPESPHSTYSSDEGGYEPLSSEEQELLDFTTWFDRY; this is encoded by the coding sequence ATGGAAACTACAACCATCACCACCACGCAGACTGCATTCACCTTTGGACTTACCGAAAGACGCGCCAGCCTCAGCCTGCACGCCCCAGCCCAGGACTGCGCAGTCCCCGCCGCGCACCCCAACGCCGGCAGCACAGCCGGCTTCCAAAGCAAAACCAAGGTGCTGAAGAGACAGCGCTCCAGCTCGCCGGAGCTCCTGCGCTGCAAGCGGCGCCTGAGCTTCAACGGCCTCGGCTACTCCATCCCTCAGCAGCAGCCCGTGGCCGTAGCCCGGCGGAACGAGAGGGAGAGGAACCGGGTCAAACAAGTCAACATGGGTTTCCAGACGCTGCGTCAGCATGTGCCCAACGGCGCTGCCAACAAGAAGATGAGCAAAGTGGAGACCCTGAGGTCAGCCGTGGAGTACATCAGGGCTTTACAGCAGCTCCTGGACGAACATGACGCGGTGTCTGCTGCTTTCCAGTGCGGGTTGCCATCCCCGACACTTTCCAACACCTATTCCGCCGACCCGGAGTCGCCTCACTCCACCTACTCGTCGGATGAAGGAGGTTATGAGCCCCTGAGCTCCGAGGAACAGGAGCTGTTGGACTTCACAACCTGGTTCGACAGGTACTGA